A single region of the Pontibacter kalidii genome encodes:
- a CDS encoding YCF48-related protein, whose protein sequence is MKTKLLPFLLLFTLTLSTAFAQWTWLNPKPSGNTGKSITFANEQTGFIVNDSELLQTKDAGATWSVKQSMARGNEVRFDGQTGFVVGDFGAVYQTTDLGENWKKLSVNTTENLNSVNILHPDTIYITGNKSLIKSTDGGKTWTIKVIPPPQADPYSYTITKSYFVSSKVGHATSSRGTILKTIDGGESWYVTESTNTIPSSYFTILFVNSKVGFASKEHSTLMKTTDGGETWAALSTLRQVSSAAYTMHFLNEQVGFVAGDHGGMYKTSDGGHNWTRMSFQAGFVDATSMYGIHFIDENVGYATGMRGRIVKTTDGGKTWTSPAFTYYNIRDMAFPTTTTGYAAGAELYKTTDKGQNWQALNTGLDESYHAYGSMQFFSADTGYVVAHTGTSTRDVLIKTTDGGKSWTKIDVHMYVQQYSAIYFLNNRVGYMSTSDRYYGNGFLKTTDGGQTWQQVSDFYWASRMHFIDINNGFAIRYGDLYKTSDGGLNWTKIYEVYGNFTGFSFVNDKVGYVSAEYGVVLKTKDGGANWEELKTEYDHLKSVTFYNENTGYVLGEYGKNFRTFDGGYSWESVALPTMMSKLIVTDDHDIFVSGDYGRILKGTFDNPAYSLKVLPATNITADGADLTVVAALNSGSLTNVRLEYGKNMLLFDKSIALTPAEVPAHAAEKYTYTLKDLEYTTKYYYRIRATHNGVERVSDIAEFTTYAAFNVSLGSTFNLTTTGCEITGRIASYLDDITAIQFEYATDKSFTNSTSIAATPAVVQAKWSSGVNASLRQLKPDTQYFVRLKFTHRGKVHYSTVYSFYTRPEYRITMHSPTITETDIQWGARVETYNGDISNLVFEYGKTREFGKEAAAAPDAVANNTWRNIQFSLTDLEPNTVYYYRVKGLQGDTVIYSNVHMFRASGGALLEPDRAVVAGSSAILSGFVAPQGVAITNLQIEYGETAELGQTVAATPNSLISGTGKVQAEIKDLAPNTVYYFRITGTVNGEELHSEKISFATAAPTGIADAEGQKLKVYPNPTQDRLYFSHQHPIQRIEVFDHVGKLVLVVLPDAAQYVLDLTKQVPGVYHIRVHHKANVHIRKVVKL, encoded by the coding sequence ATGAAAACAAAGCTACTCCCCTTCCTTCTCCTCTTCACGCTTACTCTCTCAACAGCATTTGCCCAATGGACATGGCTTAACCCGAAACCTTCCGGCAATACAGGCAAGAGCATCACCTTCGCAAACGAGCAAACAGGTTTTATTGTAAATGACTCAGAGTTGCTGCAAACAAAAGATGCTGGAGCTACCTGGAGTGTGAAGCAAAGTATGGCCAGAGGCAACGAAGTCAGGTTTGATGGACAGACCGGTTTTGTAGTGGGGGATTTTGGTGCTGTTTATCAAACGACCGACTTAGGCGAAAACTGGAAGAAACTATCCGTCAATACAACTGAAAACCTGAACTCTGTTAATATCCTGCATCCGGATACGATATACATCACCGGAAATAAGAGCCTGATTAAATCAACTGATGGTGGTAAAACCTGGACCATAAAAGTAATCCCCCCTCCTCAAGCCGATCCCTATTCTTATACCATCACAAAATCATACTTTGTCAGTTCGAAAGTAGGCCATGCCACCAGTTCCAGAGGTACCATCCTCAAAACGATTGATGGGGGTGAGTCGTGGTACGTTACAGAAAGCACGAACACCATCCCTTCCAGCTATTTCACTATCCTCTTTGTCAACAGCAAGGTTGGCTTTGCCTCGAAAGAACATAGCACCTTGATGAAAACTACCGACGGTGGGGAAACATGGGCTGCCCTTTCTACCCTCAGGCAGGTCTCTTCTGCCGCTTATACCATGCATTTTCTGAATGAGCAGGTAGGCTTCGTAGCTGGAGACCACGGTGGTATGTACAAAACGAGCGACGGCGGCCATAACTGGACCAGGATGAGTTTCCAGGCAGGCTTTGTTGATGCCACATCCATGTACGGCATCCATTTCATAGATGAAAACGTGGGCTATGCGACTGGCATGAGAGGCCGTATCGTGAAGACGACAGATGGTGGCAAGACCTGGACCTCACCGGCTTTTACCTACTATAACATCCGGGACATGGCATTTCCTACCACTACCACTGGGTATGCAGCAGGCGCAGAACTATATAAAACTACTGATAAAGGACAAAATTGGCAGGCATTAAACACCGGTCTGGACGAATCCTACCATGCTTACGGATCGATGCAGTTTTTCTCCGCGGACACAGGCTATGTGGTAGCGCATACAGGAACTAGCACGCGTGACGTGCTTATCAAAACAACAGACGGCGGCAAATCCTGGACGAAGATTGACGTCCACATGTATGTGCAACAGTACAGCGCTATATACTTCCTCAATAACAGAGTCGGATACATGAGCACCTCAGACAGGTATTATGGCAATGGCTTCCTTAAAACTACAGACGGCGGACAAACCTGGCAACAGGTATCAGATTTCTATTGGGCGAGCAGAATGCATTTCATAGATATTAACAATGGCTTTGCTATCCGGTATGGTGATTTGTACAAAACAAGCGATGGAGGGCTTAACTGGACTAAAATCTATGAAGTGTATGGAAATTTTACTGGTTTCAGTTTTGTAAACGATAAGGTAGGTTACGTTTCGGCGGAGTACGGCGTGGTGCTGAAAACGAAAGATGGTGGTGCGAATTGGGAAGAGCTCAAAACAGAATACGACCATCTTAAGTCAGTTACTTTCTATAACGAAAACACAGGCTATGTATTGGGCGAATACGGGAAAAACTTTCGCACATTTGATGGCGGGTATAGCTGGGAATCTGTTGCGCTTCCTACTATGATGTCAAAACTAATCGTTACAGATGATCATGACATTTTTGTTTCGGGAGATTATGGCAGAATATTGAAAGGCACCTTTGATAATCCTGCCTATTCTCTGAAGGTGTTGCCGGCCACTAACATTACAGCAGATGGGGCTGATCTTACGGTCGTGGCAGCCTTAAACAGCGGGTCTCTTACCAATGTCAGGCTTGAGTACGGCAAAAACATGCTGCTGTTTGACAAAAGCATCGCCCTCACTCCAGCGGAAGTGCCAGCACATGCAGCCGAGAAGTATACCTATACTTTAAAAGACTTAGAATACACCACTAAATACTATTACAGAATCAGGGCCACCCACAATGGCGTTGAGCGCGTTAGCGATATCGCTGAGTTTACAACCTACGCTGCTTTTAACGTGTCGCTCGGGTCGACCTTTAACCTGACTACCACAGGATGCGAGATAACCGGCAGAATCGCCTCCTATCTCGATGATATTACGGCTATACAATTCGAGTACGCTACTGACAAAAGCTTTACAAACAGCACCAGTATAGCAGCTACCCCTGCTGTGGTACAGGCTAAATGGTCTTCGGGAGTTAATGCTTCGCTACGCCAGCTAAAACCGGACACACAGTATTTTGTCCGTCTGAAATTTACCCATAGAGGGAAAGTGCATTATAGTACTGTCTACAGCTTTTACACCAGGCCGGAGTATCGAATTACGATGCACTCCCCTACTATTACGGAGACAGATATACAATGGGGGGCACGGGTAGAAACGTACAATGGCGACATCAGCAACTTAGTTTTTGAGTATGGCAAGACCCGTGAATTTGGAAAGGAAGCGGCTGCAGCGCCCGATGCTGTAGCAAACAACACGTGGCGCAACATCCAGTTTTCGTTAACAGACCTGGAACCGAATACAGTGTACTATTATCGTGTGAAGGGCCTGCAGGGCGATACGGTTATTTATAGTAATGTGCACATGTTCAGGGCCAGTGGCGGCGCACTGCTCGAGCCTGACAGGGCAGTAGTTGCTGGCAGCAGCGCTATTCTTTCAGGGTTTGTTGCCCCACAGGGTGTTGCCATTACGAATCTACAGATAGAATATGGCGAAACAGCAGAGTTGGGCCAAACGGTTGCTGCCACGCCAAACTCACTCATTTCCGGAACAGGCAAGGTACAGGCCGAAATAAAAGACCTTGCCCCCAACACGGTATACTACTTCAGAATTACGGGAACGGTGAACGGCGAGGAATTACATAGCGAGAAAATCTCCTTCGCAACAGCAGCTCCGACGGGCATAGCCGACGCAGAAGGTCAAAAACTAAAGGTATACCCGAACCCAACGCAGGACAGGCTTTACTTCTCGCACCAGCACCCAATACAGCGCATTGAGGTATTCGACCATGTAGGTAAGTTGGTGCTCGTTGTTCTGCCTGATGCAGCGCAATACGTGCTCGACCTCACCAAGCAAGTGCCGGGAGTTTACCATATCCGGGTACACCATAAAGCCAATGTACATATCCGTAAAGTTGTGAAGCTCTAG
- a CDS encoding proline iminopeptidase-family hydrolase: MKSLRSIRQLSPATSENAGGHTPSVTDYFNYSGTEAELSGGARRITISTPKDDFYIWTKRVGNNPTIKLLLLHGGPGGTHEAFECFDSYLPKAGIEYYYYDQLGSHYSDKPDDTSLWNIDRFVEEVEQVRQALQLGKSNFYLLGHSWGGILATEYALRYQQHLKGLIISNMMSSIPDYNTYADEVLGPQMPAEVLAEIKQIEAANDFTNPRYMELLMPHFYTQHALRMPLEAWPDPVLRMFDHMNQTVYVQMQGPSEFGIRGNASLLHWNRSRDLPSINVPTLTIGGQHDTMDPKHMEWMSTQFPNGRYLHCPQGSHMAFYDDQKTYFEGLVRFMKEVDKLES, encoded by the coding sequence ATGAAATCACTCCGATCCATCCGGCAGTTATCTCCTGCTACTTCTGAAAATGCTGGCGGCCACACGCCTTCTGTGACAGATTACTTCAACTACTCCGGTACGGAAGCCGAGTTGAGCGGCGGCGCCCGCAGGATCACCATCAGCACCCCAAAAGACGACTTTTACATCTGGACGAAGCGGGTAGGCAATAACCCCACCATCAAACTGCTCTTGCTGCATGGCGGCCCGGGCGGCACACACGAGGCCTTCGAGTGCTTCGACAGCTACCTGCCCAAGGCTGGTATCGAGTATTATTACTACGACCAACTGGGCTCCCACTACAGCGACAAACCCGACGACACCAGCCTCTGGAACATAGACCGCTTTGTAGAGGAAGTGGAGCAGGTGCGTCAGGCGCTGCAACTCGGCAAGAGCAATTTTTACCTGCTGGGCCACTCGTGGGGCGGCATCCTGGCCACCGAATACGCGCTCAGATACCAGCAACACCTCAAAGGCCTGATCATCTCGAACATGATGTCGAGCATTCCAGACTATAACACGTATGCCGACGAGGTGCTGGGTCCGCAGATGCCTGCCGAGGTACTGGCCGAGATAAAACAGATAGAAGCCGCAAACGACTTCACAAATCCGCGCTACATGGAGCTGCTCATGCCGCACTTCTATACTCAACACGCCCTGCGCATGCCGCTGGAAGCGTGGCCGGACCCGGTGCTGCGCATGTTCGACCACATGAACCAGACGGTGTATGTGCAGATGCAGGGCCCGAGCGAGTTTGGGATCCGGGGCAATGCCTCCCTCCTGCACTGGAATCGCTCCCGGGATCTGCCAAGTATAAACGTGCCCACGCTCACCATCGGCGGCCAGCACGACACCATGGACCCGAAACACATGGAATGGATGTCCACCCAGTTTCCGAACGGCCGCTACCTGCATTGCCCCCAAGGCAGCCACATGGCCTTCTACGACGACCAGAAAACCTACTTTGAAGGGCTGGTGAGGTTTATGAAAGAGGTGGACAAGTTGGAGAGTTAG
- a CDS encoding cupin domain-containing protein, with the protein MKNQTIDLKQVLGLVAEYDEDQQLISPDKPFIVKATFYPGAASNIHRHPYQDEYYKIHEGELELYLDGKWRTLKAGEEAHIPTNAVHGFKNTSSQPTYLTNIHTPGLNFGASLVAMAKLAKEGKVNGTKGFKNLFYLSQHALNYKDTILSVKPPEFVLNVMAKLGALLGYRI; encoded by the coding sequence TTGAAGAATCAGACAATAGATTTAAAGCAGGTACTTGGGCTGGTTGCGGAATATGATGAAGACCAGCAGTTGATCTCTCCGGATAAGCCTTTTATAGTAAAAGCAACATTCTATCCGGGTGCAGCATCCAACATCCACCGGCACCCTTACCAGGACGAGTACTACAAAATTCACGAAGGAGAACTGGAGCTATACCTGGATGGAAAGTGGAGAACACTTAAAGCCGGCGAAGAGGCTCACATACCCACAAATGCAGTTCATGGCTTCAAAAACACTTCTTCCCAACCTACCTACCTGACAAATATCCATACACCCGGCCTCAATTTCGGCGCATCGCTGGTTGCCATGGCGAAGCTGGCGAAAGAAGGAAAAGTTAACGGTACAAAAGGATTTAAAAACCTGTTTTACCTCTCGCAGCATGCCCTGAACTATAAAGACACCATCCTATCTGTAAAACCGCCTGAATTTGTTTTAAACGTGATGGCGAAATTGGGGGCTTTGTTGGGCTACAGGATTTAG
- the truA gene encoding tRNA pseudouridine(38-40) synthase TruA, with translation MRYFFHIGYSGTHYKGWQRHPYGLGVQQVIEECLQKILKQPVAIVGCGRTDAGVHASQFFFHLDVAQPWEFDMLFRLNKVLPPDIAVFDIMPVEGQPHARFDASKRSYDYFIHTYKDPFLHNVSTLYPVRNLDLDTMQAATALLPLYTDYRNLCLTPAEQDSTICHVTEARWLMDPQGNRLRFQITANRFLSRMIRILVGQLLKTGTGALSLQEFESYLALEKAPKHLTPAYPQGLYLSKVTYPFLDMAPRPTFSPTFH, from the coding sequence TTGCGCTACTTCTTTCATATCGGCTATAGCGGCACACACTACAAAGGCTGGCAGCGACACCCCTATGGCCTAGGGGTGCAGCAGGTGATAGAGGAATGTCTTCAAAAGATTCTGAAGCAGCCCGTAGCGATTGTTGGCTGTGGCAGAACAGATGCCGGGGTACATGCGAGCCAGTTCTTTTTTCACCTGGATGTAGCGCAGCCCTGGGAATTTGACATGCTTTTCCGGCTGAACAAAGTGTTACCGCCCGATATCGCCGTGTTCGATATCATGCCGGTGGAGGGCCAGCCCCACGCCCGATTCGACGCCAGCAAAAGAAGCTACGACTATTTTATACATACTTACAAAGATCCGTTCCTGCATAATGTAAGCACCCTGTACCCCGTTCGGAACCTGGACCTGGACACGATGCAGGCAGCCACTGCTCTGCTCCCCCTTTACACCGATTACCGAAACCTGTGCCTAACGCCGGCAGAGCAGGACAGCACCATCTGCCACGTAACAGAAGCCCGCTGGTTGATGGACCCACAGGGTAATAGGCTACGTTTTCAGATAACGGCCAACAGGTTTCTGAGCCGCATGATCCGAATTCTGGTGGGACAACTCCTGAAGACCGGAACCGGCGCGCTCAGCCTGCAGGAGTTTGAAAGTTACCTGGCGCTTGAGAAAGCACCCAAACACCTTACACCGGCATATCCGCAGGGGCTGTACCTTTCCAAAGTAACCTACCCTTTCCTGGACATGGCGCCCCGCCCTACCTTCTCTCCTACCTTCCACTAA
- a CDS encoding ASCH domain-containing protein, whose translation MKKAKTEIINHLHFHEKYLELVRKRQKTSTVRLGYVLPNAIQLPLVFGDLTLPEKAQIEKLDFTKSFADLNEADALTDGFESLETLRADLKVFYPDITADDRCTIIYFKLLPA comes from the coding sequence ATGAAAAAAGCTAAAACAGAGATCATCAACCACCTGCACTTTCATGAAAAATACCTTGAGCTGGTGCGGAAGCGTCAGAAAACGTCTACCGTCCGGTTAGGGTATGTTCTGCCAAACGCCATACAGTTGCCGCTGGTTTTTGGCGATTTAACCCTACCAGAAAAGGCACAGATAGAAAAGCTGGATTTTACCAAATCGTTTGCCGACTTAAACGAGGCTGATGCCCTAACGGATGGCTTTGAGAGCTTGGAAACCCTCCGGGCAGACCTGAAAGTGTTTTATCCGGACATTACAGCCGATGACCGTTGCACCATCATTTACTTTAAGTTGCTACCCGCATAG
- a CDS encoding REP-associated tyrosine transposase, with the protein MSRKYKFHNQEGLYFVSFAVVYWIDVFMREEYFAILTDSLDFCRKNKGLEIYAWCIMPSHVHLIFRAKDNNPSMLLKELKTYTSKQLQKAIAEHNQESRKEWMLWLMERAGLKNSNVQHRQFWQQHNQPIELWSTAVIDDQKIDYIHNNPVVAGFVSEPHHWKYSSAIDFSGGKGVLEIDID; encoded by the coding sequence ATGAGCCGGAAGTATAAATTTCACAACCAGGAAGGGCTGTACTTTGTCAGCTTTGCAGTGGTGTACTGGATAGACGTGTTTATGCGGGAGGAGTACTTTGCTATCCTTACCGACAGCCTGGACTTCTGCCGCAAGAACAAAGGTCTGGAGATCTATGCCTGGTGCATCATGCCCAGCCACGTACACCTGATCTTCCGGGCCAAAGACAATAACCCCAGCATGCTGCTGAAGGAGCTGAAAACCTATACTTCCAAACAACTCCAGAAAGCCATTGCCGAGCACAACCAGGAGAGCCGGAAGGAATGGATGCTGTGGCTCATGGAGCGGGCCGGGCTGAAGAACAGCAACGTACAGCACCGGCAGTTCTGGCAGCAGCACAACCAACCCATCGAGCTGTGGAGCACTGCCGTGATAGATGATCAGAAGATCGACTACATCCACAACAATCCCGTGGTAGCTGGCTTTGTGTCGGAACCGCACCATTGGAAGTATAGCAGCGCAATTGACTTTAGCGGCGGCAAAGGTGTGTTGGAGATTGATATTGACTGA
- the hrpB gene encoding ATP-dependent helicase HrpB — protein MPFNPFTIDLPVREIIPAVREHLAAQNTLIVNAPPGAGKSTLLPLAILDEVWLTGQKIIMLEPRRLAAKTIAERLAQLLGEEVGQTVGYRIRFENRISAATRIEVVTEGILTRMIHSDRSLTGIGIVIFDEFHERSIHADVAMALSREAQHTLRPDLRIMVMSATLDMPQLTSLLKAPVAQSMGRQYPIETFYTGDADDRMLPEMTAKVVQQAAQEQEGDILVFLPGENDIRKVEILLRKQMRGVQIHPLFGMLPFGKQYAAIMPDRQGRRKVVLATSIAETSLTIEGISVVVDTGFGKTSRFDPKSGLSRLETVRISKDAADQRAGRAGRLGPGTAYRMWSKTTQERMAPHRTPEIMEADLSNLVLDMAQWGITDIRGLTWLNPPPRAALQYATDMLHQLQALENGRITEHGKRMHTLPCHPRIAHMLLKAEETGQVPLASDIAAVLEERDPLDRNAGIDINLRVEALRRYRKEQGQGKRFSKIEKIARSYRQLFEVEPENGAFDEYETGVLLAHCYPERIAYARPGNNAQFQLASGQYASAGHRDDLAHEPWLAIAHLHAGTGDNPGRIFLASPLNPRDLAPLLKQQEVYHWDVNDGELTASLDTRIGSIVLQSKPLPPPDEKHRVPAISEAIKAEGEHLLDFNHELTQWQNRVLSLRKWRPSESWPDVSTSTLLITNWDWLKPYLFDIEHPDELMELELLPILEKKYLNEEQRARLEVLAPASIKLPDSSPIELEYKPDGAQPTLEIRLQDILGWEESPKVDEGEMTVELALLTPDLKAITTVSDLSSFWKGNYRVIKRQLEVVFPEVKWERGSSLES, from the coding sequence TTGCCCTTCAACCCATTTACCATAGACTTACCCGTTCGGGAAATCATACCTGCTGTTAGGGAGCACCTGGCGGCGCAGAACACGCTGATCGTAAATGCCCCTCCCGGAGCCGGTAAAAGCACCTTGCTACCGCTGGCTATACTTGATGAAGTATGGCTGACTGGCCAGAAGATTATCATGCTGGAGCCCCGGCGCCTGGCGGCCAAAACCATTGCCGAGCGCCTGGCACAGCTGCTGGGCGAGGAGGTAGGCCAGACCGTCGGTTACCGCATCCGTTTCGAGAACCGCATCTCCGCTGCTACCCGCATCGAGGTCGTAACCGAAGGCATCCTCACCCGCATGATCCACAGCGACCGCTCACTGACGGGCATCGGCATCGTGATCTTCGATGAGTTTCATGAGCGCAGCATCCATGCCGACGTGGCCATGGCCCTGAGCCGGGAGGCGCAGCACACGCTTCGCCCGGACCTGCGCATTATGGTGATGTCGGCCACCCTGGATATGCCCCAGCTCACGAGCCTGCTCAAGGCTCCGGTGGCGCAAAGCATGGGGCGGCAGTACCCCATCGAAACCTTTTACACCGGCGATGCTGACGACCGCATGCTGCCCGAAATGACGGCCAAAGTAGTGCAGCAGGCAGCGCAGGAGCAGGAAGGCGATATCCTCGTGTTCCTGCCCGGCGAAAACGACATCCGCAAAGTAGAAATCCTACTTCGCAAGCAAATGCGCGGCGTGCAGATACACCCGCTGTTCGGTATGCTGCCCTTCGGCAAGCAGTACGCCGCCATCATGCCCGACCGCCAGGGCAGGCGCAAAGTGGTGCTGGCGACAAGTATAGCTGAGACCAGCTTAACCATAGAAGGCATTTCGGTGGTGGTGGATACAGGCTTCGGCAAAACCTCCCGCTTCGATCCGAAGTCCGGTTTGTCGCGCCTCGAAACGGTGCGCATCTCCAAAGACGCCGCCGACCAGCGGGCCGGTCGCGCCGGACGCCTGGGCCCCGGCACCGCCTACCGCATGTGGAGCAAAACCACGCAGGAGCGCATGGCGCCGCACCGCACTCCCGAGATCATGGAAGCCGACCTGTCGAACCTGGTGCTGGACATGGCGCAATGGGGCATTACGGATATCCGTGGCCTTACCTGGCTGAACCCGCCGCCGCGTGCTGCCCTGCAATATGCCACCGACATGCTGCACCAGCTGCAGGCCCTGGAGAATGGCCGTATCACCGAGCACGGCAAGCGCATGCACACGCTGCCTTGCCACCCGCGTATTGCGCACATGCTGCTCAAAGCCGAAGAAACCGGCCAGGTGCCGCTGGCAAGCGATATTGCCGCCGTCCTGGAAGAGCGCGACCCGCTGGACCGCAACGCCGGCATCGACATCAATTTAAGGGTAGAAGCGCTGCGCCGCTACCGGAAAGAGCAGGGGCAGGGCAAGCGTTTCAGTAAGATCGAGAAGATCGCCCGTTCCTACCGCCAGCTGTTTGAAGTGGAGCCCGAGAACGGCGCGTTTGATGAATATGAAACAGGTGTGTTGCTGGCGCATTGCTACCCGGAGCGCATTGCCTACGCCCGCCCCGGCAACAACGCGCAATTCCAGCTGGCCAGCGGCCAATATGCTTCTGCCGGTCACCGCGACGACCTGGCGCACGAGCCCTGGCTGGCCATCGCGCACCTGCACGCGGGCACCGGCGATAACCCGGGCCGCATTTTCCTGGCCTCACCGCTCAACCCCCGCGACCTGGCACCGCTCCTAAAGCAGCAGGAAGTATACCACTGGGACGTGAACGACGGTGAGCTCACCGCCTCGCTGGACACCCGCATCGGCAGCATTGTGCTGCAAAGCAAGCCGCTGCCACCACCCGACGAGAAGCACCGCGTACCGGCCATCTCCGAGGCCATCAAAGCAGAAGGCGAGCACCTGCTGGACTTCAACCACGAGCTAACGCAATGGCAAAACCGCGTGCTCAGCCTGCGCAAATGGCGCCCCTCCGAGTCCTGGCCCGATGTGAGCACGTCTACGCTGCTCATAACCAACTGGGACTGGCTGAAGCCCTACCTGTTCGACATCGAGCACCCGGATGAGCTAATGGAGCTGGAGCTGCTGCCTATACTGGAAAAGAAGTACCTGAACGAGGAGCAGCGGGCAAGGCTGGAGGTACTGGCTCCGGCAAGTATAAAGCTGCCGGATAGCTCACCTATAGAACTGGAGTATAAACCCGACGGCGCACAGCCAACACTGGAGATACGCCTGCAGGATATACTTGGCTGGGAGGAAAGCCCCAAGGTAGATGAAGGCGAGATGACGGTGGAGCTGGCCTTGCTGACGCCTGACCTGAAAGCAATTACGACTGTCTCTGACCTATCGAGTTTCTGGAAAGGGAATTACCGCGTGATCAAACGGCAGCTGGAGGTGGTGTTTCCGGAGGTGAAGTGGGAGAGAGGTTCGTCGTTAGAAAGTTAA
- a CDS encoding COG2426 family protein, which translates to MLETLILTFLLSISPFGEARAGIPYAVLNNVQLVWAVLVGVVGNILIYPMFLWLVDTFSKKFWPFRAYKRGVIYFCKRAKKMAGSNVNKYGFWGLMVFVMIPLPGTGAYMGAIAAEIFKIERRKAFAAITIGVVMSSIIIGVSTYLGVAGWEKL; encoded by the coding sequence ATGCTGGAAACGCTCATTCTTACTTTTTTACTTAGCATCTCTCCGTTTGGGGAAGCACGCGCCGGTATTCCTTACGCTGTTCTGAACAATGTGCAGCTGGTTTGGGCCGTCCTGGTTGGCGTAGTAGGTAATATATTGATTTACCCCATGTTCTTGTGGCTGGTGGATACGTTCAGCAAGAAATTCTGGCCTTTCCGGGCCTATAAAAGGGGGGTGATCTACTTCTGCAAAAGAGCCAAGAAAATGGCCGGCAGCAACGTGAATAAGTATGGGTTCTGGGGTCTTATGGTCTTTGTTATGATCCCGCTGCCCGGCACCGGAGCTTATATGGGTGCTATCGCAGCTGAAATCTTTAAGATAGAACGCAGGAAAGCCTTTGCGGCCATTACGATTGGCGTGGTGATGTCTTCTATCATCATAGGTGTTAGCACCTACTTAGGCGTTGCCGGCTGGGAGAAGCTATAA